AGAGTAGGAATGCTCATAACTCTGTACTCAGTTGCTAATGCTTCTTCTTCATCAATGTTTATCTTTGCTACTTTAACAGTTCCAGCAAGCTCAGCTTCTACCTCTTCTAAGATAGGTCCTAATGCTTTACAAGGTCCACACCATGAAGCCCAGAAATCAACTAATACTGGCTCTTTAGATTGTAATACTTCTTTTTCAAAACTTTCCTTAGTAAT
Above is a window of Fusobacterium sp. DD2 DNA encoding:
- the trxA gene encoding thioredoxin; this encodes MAILHITKESFEKEVLQSKEPVLVDFWASWCGPCKALGPILEEVEAELAGTVKVAKINIDEEEALATEYRVMSIPTLLLFKDGKVVNKSVGLAPKDEVLKFARS